The DNA window GAGGGAAATCAATCTCTTAGTATCAGCCATGAACTAACTACTATTCACATGTTAATGAGGTTattaaggtaaaaaaaacatatcagaccaatttttttctacttgCAACCCATAAATGATTCATGATTCTTGTGGAAAACTCAGAGAAGAATTTTGAGACCTCCTCATGCATTCCATGATTTGGAATCTCTTAAAAATCCCCGACCTCACATCTCTTTTTCACTCAAAGTTAACGTACTAAAAACATAACTAACATACGTACTAAAGGTAGATAAATAAATGTAGAAGCTATTCATAATAatcgaaatgaattttttagcGTGTTCAATTAGATAACATGCAAATGAAGGCCAAATGAACGGGAATAGACGCGAGGCTATAATTGTCGTGACCGCGCCGACAgcaagagcgccttcaatttttccgtatgcaacatggacagtCATCGagctggaatagttgcatcaaagcgcCTTCAGAATCTCGCCCAATGCTGAAGTCGCGTTAGCCGAGTATTCTGTAGGCATCTCTTTGCTTGTTTTCCGTAGTTCATGAACTGATATTCTGATTTCTTTAGGAAAgtggaaaattataaatatttatttgtcaGATATACCAATGTTATGCACTTCTGAAGAGAAATCATCTTAATGTACGCATTCGTAGTACAgtaattgaggcgttgggtacAGAAATAGCATTTCtcagttgcggtgtttcagaatctccagtgCTAATTTTGAATTCAGAGAGGAGACTATCGGGtgaatttcatggaattttacgtttttagaattgtaaaatcataaagaatatcCAGTAAAACTTACAACATACATACACACACATTTGCTTTAATCATAATGTATGAAACGTTAGCgtaaattttgagacactgcaaacaagaagagaacatatttatgctaaaaggaactatattacacgcaaaccctatgcacatagttctttttagcatgaatacgtccaaatgcccTATTTGCACCCAGCACTTCAATTATGATAATTTTCATACAAGCAGGATTTGACATTCCTCTTGACGCACGACGAGCGATCTATTCTGCGGTCGAACATTTGTCTTTTTCCGTCGAACTTTGTCATACGCTgagcagtggcatggcgtgttttgcgatacatcgattgatctgccatttaaacctatggagaaggatcgaaaATCAGGGTGTAcccaacgaacactttaataatcgattctttatcatagcttcaaatggggaaatatggatcattcacgcttcgccactgatacGCTAAGGGAAGTACTTGGACGTTGCAGATACTGGTGATGGTTTGCCTTTCATGCTGCGCGCAGTATCTTTAATTTGTTGACTGTCATTGATAGGATGATCACTCTCAACGCCTTCACCGTGGTCCATATCCCACTCCGGCATTTGCGTGAAGGTCACGAACTGCGGCTCAAATTTAGGCGCAGTGAGCTTGAGGATCGCCCCTTTGTTTCCCGCTTGGTCGTTGGGGGCCGAAAAAACGGTCACGATCCGGTTGTTGTGATCCGTTCTGTGGCCTTCCTTGGGTGGGTAGTGTGACCGTATGATGTACTCCACTTGGTTTCGGCGGCAGAAACTCCGAGTGACATCAGGACCGAACTCTATGCCGGCGCCTCGCATGAAATTCGGGGATCGACCATCCGTCGACTTCGGGTCTGACCACAGCATATCAAACATCAATGCTGAAAAAATCGTGAGAGAAACTTGCGAATTCATTGTTTCCATTTAAATGCTACCAAATTTCTTTCAGTATGAgatttatttttggagaaaaatttggaataattttccttgaaattttcagggactttgaTCAAATAACGAATAGATATCTGTGAATAATTGAAAGAAACATTCTTCAGTTCCCTAGAAAATGTGTgatttatcaatggaaatttttcaacgtccGAGGGCCCATATGACGTTCCTCCTGAGCATGACAAAATTATTCACGGTCACAAATTCGGGAGTAAAGTGCGTATCTAGAGCGCTCATAGTCATGAAAACAATAATGCGGGTGAGAATAATTTGGGGTGATATCTCTCGAGATGTAGGACTTAAATTTACCCTTCACCGTAGTAGATATCACTCCGCATTAATTTTACTTGTATCTCTCATTGTCCACCTACAATCTATAGCTTAGCTTTGCACTTACTTATCTAATCTTAACAGATGAACAGTATACTTTTGTGATTTGGGAACTTACAATGTTAAAACTCAAACCTCAGGGGATCTTTgtgttttcagcaaaatttggaaaaatctagGTGGACGTATTCTATTCGCAAATTGTCCTGCAAATAATACAGTCATTTTATAGCTCTttgaatttaaggtgatttgtcaagctcaattgacattgtcgaactggcatgcgatatatcgcattgattaggtcaaaaatttcggcagattttgaattttcagcaaaaaaaggcgACGCacgagcctaaagaatcattttaaacccaaaaattggcaaaattcagagaaatgaaagcagaacagtgtttggaaaaaacctcgtgtTCGATGCAACCATTGATTTTTGTATCGAAtgcgaagtttttttccaaacactattctgctttcatttctctaaattttgccgatttatggatttagaatgattcttcaggctcatgcgcaggggctattgttcctttttctttctaaaaattcaaaatctgccgatagtttggacctaatcgatgcgatatatcgcatgccagttcaaccacgtcacttgagcttgacgaatcaccttaaaaagtttcaattttcatttcaaacgtTCAATATTAGTGAGTTTACTTACGACTGTGGATGGGTTCACAGTTCCGTTCGATGTGCTTGATGTCAGAGATAGTGACGCCGTCTTCACTGAACAAGCCAGCGTGGACGACTaaaattttcttgtcgatgcgaTGCGCCAATGGGAGCCACCGGAAAGCCTTCCCGAACATGTCGAGCATTTTTTGCGAATACTTGAACTTTACCTCGTCGTCGAATCCGAAGTAGTGGCTCATCATTTTGCTCTCGTGGTTGCCCCGATTCAAAAAGAATCTTTTGGGGTAGAGAAGTTTGAATCCGAAGAGAAGTAGAGCGCACTCCACGCCGTAGCGACCCCGGTTAATGAAGTCACCGTTGAATAAATACCTGTTCGTCTCCGAGGGCCACCCGTTCATCTCAAATATGTTGAGGAGGTCGTACAACTGACCGTGGATGTCACCGCAAATGGTGATATTCTCACCTTTCGGAACTTTTATCTCAAGTAGTGACGGCTGTCTCCTATAAAAATTCCGTATTTTACGTATAATCTACAGGACAGAGAAAAATAACATTCGTAATTTTATTGATCTACACCTAAGAAACACATGTTACGTTAAAATTCTATCCCCAAATCATTTTATTTCCGTACTTGAGAGCCAGAAGACACTCAGTGCATGTTCATCGGTTATAAGCACTAAGGGATAACTACTTCACGGTTCTTTTGCTTTTGATGCAacgaaagatttttaaaattttgcattatgTGCCTGGTGTTGAATAACACTAGGATAATCTACAGATTACTTCCTAAGAACGTCGAGGATTTGTATTCCTCGacgttttttagaaaaaattactcACATTTATTTGGCCCTCACTCACGGATGGCTTGCAGGCTGATGATTAAAATTGATAAagaaagcgatagacgaagaagacgtagggaacatgaagcgatcctattggtcgaaactTGTGTCTGTTATAGACCGCGAGGGGGACAAAGATGGACAAGAATGGGTggcctatagactaagggagtaaATGTTGGACGAACtataaggtctctcgtgggttgccgttagttagtctattacttacttccTTTATTGTCCAATGCGTTCGGGCGAATTAGTTCCACGGACTGGGGGTTCGGGGAACAAGTTACAGCTAAGTTATGATAAGTTCCTGCAACAAGTTTGCCCGAAATTCCGCGAACCACACTCATGTGAACAAGGCCTTAGATTTACCGTTGCAAAATATGGGACAAGCTCGTAAGTGATTAGGGTCAAGATTATCTTGTTCCGAGCTTTCTATGTCAGACAGTTTTCACTCTGTCAAGGAGCATGGAGGTCAGCATATTTCAACTTGAATTCTTCCTCTGAATATTAGAAATGTGTTGCGAGGATATTCTTGTCTTCATTAACTTCAAGACGTCAATTTGAGTTGCTATCGCTAGTGCTATGTTCACATTCACCACTTAGAACGCATCTTATTAATGCATTTAcctgtcttttttttaaatttttgaaagctaCCCCATCATAATTTATAGAATGCCCGTTTCCACCTAGCATGTTAGACATAAAGATACGAACCAGATATTAGAGTATATTCTTTTTCCTTAAggctgaaatgaaaaaaaaaatgtataacatgACAAAATAAAGTAACTCACTTGGTAAGCGTACTTAGAGTGCAGTCTTTTTTTC is part of the Bemisia tabaci chromosome 1, PGI_BMITA_v3 genome and encodes:
- the LOC109039362 gene encoding serine/threonine-protein phosphatase 5 isoform X2, whose translation is MWTGTAKGLFLKLCYLCLIFVYVCLCAVAAESSHESGAAHVDNLTLREQNFGQTGNEEQETEVADSSKRWAEVNVEKAENYLSLDGHDESLRGTVVERKQNQPIGVSVETKPKHEFSLKKTVPVGRIQDDSYSVDYDAINVGPDYNGPRLKDGIVSLKFMRDLVQHFRVKKRLHSKYAYQIIRKIRNFYRRQPSLLEIKVPKGENITICGDIHGQLYDLLNIFEMNGWPSETNRYLFNGDFINRGRYGVECALLLFGFKLLYPKRFFLNRGNHESKMMSHYFGFDDEVKFKYSQKMLDMFGKAFRWLPLAHRIDKKILVVHAGLFSEDGVTISDIKHIERNCEPIHSPLMFDMLWSDPKSTDGRSPNFMRGAGIEFGPDVTRSFCRRNQVEYIIRSHYPPKEGHRTDHNNRIVTVFSAPNDQAGNKGAILKLTAPKFEPQFVTFTQMPEWDMDHGEGVESDHPINDSQQIKDTARSMKGKPSPVSATSKYFP
- the LOC109039362 gene encoding serine/threonine-protein phosphatase 5 isoform X1, with the protein product MSGAEKLKIRQQLGTHLRSTEKLSFMKRLFLKLCYLCLIFVYVCLCAVAAESSHESGAAHVDNLTLREQNFGQTGNEEQETEVADSSKRWAEVNVEKAENYLSLDGHDESLRGTVVERKQNQPIGVSVETKPKHEFSLKKTVPVGRIQDDSYSVDYDAINVGPDYNGPRLKDGIVSLKFMRDLVQHFRVKKRLHSKYAYQIIRKIRNFYRRQPSLLEIKVPKGENITICGDIHGQLYDLLNIFEMNGWPSETNRYLFNGDFINRGRYGVECALLLFGFKLLYPKRFFLNRGNHESKMMSHYFGFDDEVKFKYSQKMLDMFGKAFRWLPLAHRIDKKILVVHAGLFSEDGVTISDIKHIERNCEPIHSPLMFDMLWSDPKSTDGRSPNFMRGAGIEFGPDVTRSFCRRNQVEYIIRSHYPPKEGHRTDHNNRIVTVFSAPNDQAGNKGAILKLTAPKFEPQFVTFTQMPEWDMDHGEGVESDHPINDSQQIKDTARSMKGKPSPVSATSKYFP